The Streptomyces sp. SS1-1 genome has a segment encoding these proteins:
- a CDS encoding CBS domain-containing protein translates to MTTAGDIMHRGAQWIPAHETLDRAAQMMRDLGVGALPISDQNERLCGILTDRDIVVGCVAMGHDPSKVTAGDMAQGTPRWIPSDADISDVLREMTDHQIRRLPVIEDKRLVGMISEADLARNLPEGDIGHWAESVYARSGETMTH, encoded by the coding sequence ATGACCACTGCCGGAGACATCATGCACCGCGGCGCCCAGTGGATCCCGGCGCACGAGACCCTGGACCGGGCCGCCCAGATGATGCGCGACCTGGGCGTCGGAGCCCTGCCCATCAGCGACCAGAACGAGCGGCTCTGCGGCATCCTCACCGACCGCGACATCGTCGTCGGCTGTGTGGCCATGGGCCACGACCCGAGCAAGGTGACCGCCGGCGACATGGCCCAGGGGACGCCGCGCTGGATCCCGTCGGACGCCGACATCAGCGATGTCCTCCGCGAGATGACGGACCACCAGATCCGCCGGCTCCCGGTCATCGAGGACAAGCGCCTCGTCGGCATGATCAGCGAGGCCGACCTGGCCCGGAACCTGCCCGAGGGCGACATCGGCCACTGGGCCGAGAGCGTCTACGCCCGCAGCGGGGAGACGATGACGCACTGA
- a CDS encoding carbohydrate kinase family protein, protein MSAGAAQGPASSPGALLVVGDVVTDVVARHHGPLAAGTDTAAAIRTVPGGAGANVACWAAYRGCADVRLLGRVGADAAAWHERELVAGGVRPLLVVDPKAPTGTVICLVDGGAAAERTFLTDSGASLRLDSRDWSEDLLDGVGHLHLSGYLLFSEPSRALVAAALGSARARGVRVSLDPASAGFLVRLGADRFLEAVAGVDVLLPSRDEARLLTGVTDAARAAAELSRLVPLVVAKQGADGALVARDGAVCARVPAEPAVARDTTGAGDAFTGAFLAALLGGAGPEEAAREGCRAGALAVGRVGGRPPSAT, encoded by the coding sequence GTGAGCGCGGGAGCGGCACAGGGCCCGGCGTCCTCGCCGGGCGCGCTCCTGGTCGTCGGGGACGTGGTGACGGACGTCGTCGCCCGCCACCACGGGCCGCTCGCCGCCGGCACGGACACGGCGGCGGCCATCCGGACCGTGCCGGGCGGCGCGGGCGCCAACGTGGCCTGCTGGGCGGCGTACCGGGGCTGCGCGGACGTACGGCTGCTGGGCCGGGTCGGCGCGGACGCGGCGGCCTGGCACGAGCGGGAGCTGGTGGCCGGCGGGGTGCGGCCGCTGCTCGTCGTCGACCCGAAGGCGCCGACCGGGACGGTGATCTGCCTGGTCGACGGGGGTGCCGCCGCCGAGCGGACGTTTCTCACCGACAGTGGCGCGTCCCTGCGGCTGGACTCCCGGGACTGGTCGGAGGACCTGCTCGACGGGGTCGGGCATCTGCATCTGTCGGGGTATCTGCTGTTCTCGGAGCCGAGCCGGGCGCTGGTGGCGGCGGCTCTGGGCTCCGCACGCGCGCGGGGTGTGCGGGTGAGTCTGGACCCGGCGTCGGCCGGGTTCCTGGTGCGCCTGGGCGCCGACCGCTTCCTGGAGGCGGTGGCGGGAGTGGATGTCCTGCTGCCCAGCCGGGACGAGGCCCGTCTGCTCACGGGGGTGACCGACGCGGCGCGGGCGGCTGCCGAACTTAGCCGGCTGGTGCCGCTGGTGGTCGCCAAGCAGGGCGCGGACGGGGCGCTGGTGGCCCGGGACGGGGCCGTGTGCGCGCGTGTTCCGGCCGAACCGGCGGTGGCACGGGACACGACCGGGGCGGGGGACGCCTTCACGGGCGCCTTCCTGGCCGCGCTGCTCGGGGGCGCCGGCCCTGAGGAGGCGGCGCGGGAGGGGTGCCGGGCCGGTGCGCTGGCCGTGGGACGGGTGGGCGGCCGGCCGCCCTCGGCGACGTGA
- a CDS encoding pseudouridine-5'-phosphate glycosidase — protein sequence MVLVVSEEVREAVDARRPVVALESTIIAHGLPRPRNLQVALELEDVVRREGAVPATIAVLDGRPHVGLDKEQLERIANEDGIRKLGHRDLPLAVAAGASGATTVSATAQLAALAGVRVFATGGLGGVHREWTVTQDESADLGLLARTRITVVCAGVKSILDVPATLQRLETLGVTVAGYGTGRFPGFYLSDSGHPVDWTLRSPREVAEVMRAQDDLDGPPSALIVANPVPEEEQLDPDLHARVLAEALHACEERGVTGQAVTPFLLDFLVRHTDGASLSANLAAVRGNVRLAGRIATAWTGV from the coding sequence GTGGTGCTGGTGGTGTCGGAGGAAGTGCGGGAGGCGGTCGACGCGCGTCGCCCGGTGGTGGCCCTGGAATCCACGATCATCGCGCACGGGCTGCCCCGTCCGCGCAATCTCCAGGTGGCGCTCGAACTGGAGGACGTCGTTCGGCGGGAGGGCGCGGTGCCCGCGACGATCGCCGTGCTGGACGGACGGCCGCATGTGGGCCTCGACAAGGAGCAGTTGGAGCGGATCGCCAACGAGGACGGCATCCGGAAGCTGGGGCACCGGGATCTGCCGCTCGCGGTGGCGGCCGGGGCGAGCGGTGCGACGACGGTGTCGGCGACGGCCCAGTTGGCGGCGCTGGCCGGGGTGCGGGTGTTCGCGACGGGCGGTCTGGGCGGTGTGCACCGGGAGTGGACGGTGACGCAGGACGAGTCGGCCGACCTGGGGCTGCTGGCACGGACCCGCATCACGGTGGTGTGCGCGGGGGTGAAGTCGATCCTGGACGTCCCGGCGACGCTGCAGCGGCTGGAGACCCTGGGGGTGACGGTGGCCGGTTACGGCACCGGGCGCTTCCCCGGCTTCTACCTGTCCGACTCGGGACACCCGGTGGACTGGACGCTCCGCTCACCGAGGGAGGTGGCCGAGGTGATGCGCGCTCAGGACGACCTCGACGGGCCCCCGTCGGCGCTGATCGTCGCCAACCCGGTGCCGGAGGAGGAGCAGCTCGATCCGGACCTGCACGCGCGTGTGCTGGCCGAAGCGCTGCACGCGTGCGAGGAGCGCGGCGTGACCGGCCAGGCCGTCACCCCGTTCCTGCTCGACTTCCTGGTACGGCACACCGACGGCGCCTCCCTGAGCGCCAACCTGGCCGCCGTGCGCGGCAATGTACGGCTGGCGGGGCGGATCGCGACGGCCTGGACCGGGGTGTGA
- a CDS encoding methyltransferase domain-containing protein, whose translation MTRTDGYLLDNRQAEAAERFDAFAALFDPTTFRHLERLGTGPGWRCWEVGAGGTSVVSWLAKKVGPTGRVVATDIDTSRLTPAARPPVEVRVHDVAADEAPGEGFDLVHARLVLVHVPDRDKALKSMIGALRPGGRLLIEDADPALQPLLCPEDHGPEQQLANRLRNGFRALLAERGADLSYGRRLPRLLREAGLQRVEADAYFPLASSACAALESATVRQIRDRLVAEGIATDAEIDRHLANVAAGSMDLATAPMISAWGRKAPEENGG comes from the coding sequence ATGACGCGAACCGACGGATACCTCCTCGACAACCGGCAGGCCGAGGCAGCCGAGCGCTTCGACGCCTTCGCCGCACTCTTCGACCCCACGACGTTCCGGCACCTCGAACGGCTCGGCACCGGCCCCGGCTGGCGCTGCTGGGAGGTCGGCGCCGGAGGCACCTCGGTGGTGTCCTGGCTGGCCAAGAAGGTCGGCCCCACCGGGCGGGTCGTCGCCACCGACATCGACACCTCCCGGCTCACCCCCGCCGCCCGCCCGCCGGTCGAGGTGCGTGTCCACGACGTCGCCGCCGACGAAGCGCCGGGCGAGGGTTTCGACCTGGTGCACGCCCGGCTCGTCCTCGTCCATGTGCCGGACCGTGACAAGGCGTTGAAGTCGATGATCGGCGCCCTGCGCCCCGGCGGCCGACTGCTGATCGAGGACGCCGACCCGGCCCTGCAGCCCCTGCTCTGCCCCGAGGACCACGGCCCCGAGCAGCAGCTCGCGAACCGGCTGCGCAACGGCTTCCGCGCCCTGCTGGCCGAGCGCGGCGCCGACCTCTCCTACGGCCGCCGGCTGCCCCGCCTGCTGCGCGAGGCCGGACTGCAGCGGGTGGAGGCCGACGCGTACTTCCCGCTCGCCTCGTCCGCCTGCGCCGCGCTGGAGTCCGCCACCGTCCGGCAGATCCGCGACCGGCTCGTCGCCGAAGGCATCGCCACCGACGCGGAGATCGACCGCCACCTCGCCAACGTGGCCGCCGGCAGCATGGACCTGGCCACCGCCCCGATGATCTCGGCGTGGGGCCGCAAGGCGCCGGAGGAGAACGGCGGCTGA
- a CDS encoding magnesium and cobalt transport protein CorA, which produces MSMAGNLRKVTGLSKVGRLRKVARLARRRPRVDLSHPARSPLGSSVVNCVIYQDGARVPESGDVADALLRVRGRGGGFVWLGLHEPTDDEFAGIAELFALHPLAVEDAVEAHQRPKLELYGDTLFAVFKTVCYIEHEELTSTSAVVGTGEIMVFTGHDFVITVRHGRHGSLGPLREELESDAEQLTKGPAAVLHAIADHVVDDYLSVMDSVQEDIDEVETDVFAENGARADPGRIYQLKRELLELKRAVVPLSRPLEELATVPIRVVAPEIQAYFRDVADHLLRVKEQLFAFDELLNSILQAHLAQVTVAQNEDMRKITAWAAIIAVPTMVCGVYGMNFEHMPELRWTFGYPLVLVVISVACVVLYRGFRRNGWL; this is translated from the coding sequence ATGTCCATGGCAGGGAATCTGCGCAAGGTCACCGGCCTGTCGAAGGTCGGCCGTCTGCGCAAGGTGGCACGGCTGGCCCGGCGGCGGCCCCGCGTCGACCTGAGCCATCCGGCCAGATCCCCGCTGGGCTCCTCGGTGGTGAACTGCGTGATCTATCAGGATGGTGCGCGGGTCCCGGAGAGCGGTGACGTGGCCGACGCCCTGCTGCGGGTGCGCGGACGCGGCGGCGGTTTCGTCTGGCTGGGTCTCCACGAGCCCACGGACGACGAGTTCGCCGGCATCGCGGAGCTGTTCGCCCTGCATCCGCTGGCGGTCGAGGACGCGGTGGAGGCGCATCAGCGGCCGAAGCTGGAGCTGTACGGCGACACGCTGTTCGCCGTGTTCAAGACGGTCTGCTACATCGAGCACGAGGAACTCACATCGACCAGCGCGGTGGTCGGCACGGGCGAGATCATGGTGTTCACCGGGCATGACTTCGTGATCACCGTGCGGCACGGACGGCACGGCTCGCTCGGGCCGTTGCGCGAGGAGCTGGAGTCGGACGCCGAGCAGCTCACCAAGGGGCCGGCCGCGGTGCTGCACGCGATCGCGGACCATGTCGTGGACGACTATCTGAGCGTCATGGACTCGGTGCAGGAGGACATCGACGAGGTGGAGACGGACGTCTTCGCGGAGAACGGCGCACGCGCCGACCCGGGGCGTATCTACCAGCTCAAGCGTGAACTCCTGGAACTGAAGCGGGCGGTGGTGCCGCTCAGCCGTCCGCTGGAGGAGCTGGCGACCGTGCCGATCCGGGTGGTGGCCCCGGAGATACAGGCGTACTTCCGGGACGTCGCCGACCATCTGCTGCGGGTCAAGGAGCAGCTGTTCGCCTTCGACGAGCTGCTGAACTCGATTCTGCAGGCGCATCTGGCGCAGGTCACCGTCGCCCAGAACGAGGACATGCGGAAGATCACGGCGTGGGCCGCGATCATCGCCGTGCCGACGATGGTGTGCGGGGTGTACGGGATGAACTTCGAGCACATGCCGGAGCTGCGGTGGACGTTCGGCTACCCGCTCGTGTTGGTCGTCATATCCGTGGCGTGCGTGGTCCTGTACCGCGGGTTCCGGCGCAACGGCTGGCTCTGA
- a CDS encoding uridine kinase: protein MRLEAITWERLADRLAERLLDLKPADGGAWPRVALDGAPAACPGELAERVAQALQVRGRPALTVGVEGFLRPASVRLEYGHQDLDAYYDGWFDTGALWREVFGPLEPGGDGRVLPDLWDPVTDRATRSAYTLLPAGGVLLLHGPLLLRHWFPFDLTVHVLLSPGALRRRTPEADQWTLPAFERYDRETDPAGTADVLVRADDPRHPAWNG, encoded by the coding sequence GTGCGACTCGAAGCGATCACCTGGGAGCGGCTCGCCGACCGGCTGGCCGAACGGCTTCTCGACCTGAAACCGGCCGACGGCGGCGCCTGGCCGCGGGTCGCCCTCGACGGTGCCCCGGCGGCCTGCCCGGGTGAGCTGGCCGAGCGGGTCGCCCAGGCCCTGCAGGTACGCGGGCGCCCCGCCCTCACCGTCGGAGTGGAGGGCTTCCTGCGGCCCGCCTCGGTCCGCCTGGAGTACGGGCACCAGGACCTGGACGCCTACTACGACGGCTGGTTCGACACCGGCGCCCTGTGGCGCGAGGTCTTCGGCCCCCTCGAACCCGGCGGCGACGGCCGTGTGCTGCCCGACCTGTGGGACCCGGTCACCGACCGGGCGACCCGCAGCGCCTACACCCTGCTCCCAGCCGGCGGTGTGCTGCTGCTCCACGGCCCCCTCCTCCTGCGGCACTGGTTCCCCTTCGATCTGACCGTCCACGTCCTCCTCTCTCCAGGCGCCCTGCGCCGCCGCACCCCCGAGGCCGACCAGTGGACCTTGCCGGCCTTCGAGCGCTACGACCGCGAGACCGACCCGGCCGGCACAGCCGACGTCCTGGTCCGCGCCGACGACCCCCGCCACCCCGCCTGGAACGGCTGA